The Flavobacteriales bacterium sequence AAGATCTTACATGACTTCCCGATACGCGCGCCATCCATGATGGTGACATTCGGACCTACCCATGTCCCGTCTCCGATCTCTACATCAGCAGCTATTGAAGAAAATGCCTCGATGGTCACATCCTTACCAATGCGGGCATCGGGATGTACCTGGGCCATTTGGCTAATTCCGCTCATGCTTGATCCTTGATTACCTGGGCCATCATCTCTGATTCACTGACCACCTTGCCATTCACATACGCCTTGCCATTCATATGTACGATACCCCTGCGTATGGGACTCAATAGTTTCAAGGCAAATACGATGGTGTCTCCCGGGATGACCTTCTGCTTAAATCGCACCTTGTCTATCTTCAGGAAATAGGTGGTATAATTCTCCGGGTCCTCCTTATCGTGTAGGGCGAAGATGCCTCCTACCTGGGCCATGGCCTCCACCTGAAGTACTCCCGGCATCACTGGATTTCGAGGGAAATGCCCTTGGAAGAAGGGTTCGTTCATCGTCACATTCTTGACCCCGATGATGGTCTCCTCGGTGATCTCGATGATCTTATCGATCAAGAGAAAAGGATAGCGATGAGGCAGCATGGCTTCAATCGCATTGATATCGTACACGGGTTCTTTGCTGAGATCGAAAGTGGGCTCTTTTTCCTCTTTCTTGATGGCTTCGAGGATCATCTTCCCGAATTCCACATTGGAACGATGTCCGGGTCGTGCTGCGAGGATATGGCCTTTGATGGGCCTGCCTACCAATGCCAGGTCACCTATGATGTCCAATAGCTTGTGGCGTGCCGGCTCATTCTCGTACTTGAGCTGAACGGTATTGAGGACCCCGATACCCTCAACTTTGACATCCGATTTCAGTTCAGGTCTACCTATGGCCTCGAGTATATCAGCGATCTCTTCATCGCTGTACTCACGCTCTACCAATACGATGGCATTGTCCAGGTCACCGCCTTTGATGAGTCCTGCTTTGGCCAGTGCGGCCAGTTCTTTCATAAATACGAAGGTCCGGCAGCTGGCGATCTCGGTCTCGAATTCTTCCAGATGATACATGCTGGCGTGCTGCGTGCCGAGCACAGGGGAATTATAATCGACCATGACAGTCACCCTGAACTCTTCACCCGGAGTGCGCACGGCCAACATCTCGGAGTAGCCATCCTCATCCTCGTAATAGAGATTCCGCTTGATGCAGAAGTAGTTCTTCTTTGCCGATTGCTCTTCGATCCC is a genomic window containing:
- a CDS encoding bifunctional UDP-3-O-[3-hydroxymyristoyl] N-acetylglucosamine deacetylase/3-hydroxyacyl-ACP dehydratase gives rise to the protein MSDNQKTLKAPIRFKGIGLHTGQMVEMTIEPAEADSGFNFQRTDLEDGPVIPALVANVVDTARGTTIAKGEARISVTEHVLAALYGMGIDNALLKLDGPEVPILDGSAQPFIEGIRSVGIEEQSAKKNYFCIKRNLYYEDEDGYSEMLAVRTPGEEFRVTVMVDYNSPVLGTQHASMYHLEEFETEIASCRTFVFMKELAALAKAGLIKGGDLDNAIVLVEREYSDEEIADILEAIGRPELKSDVKVEGIGVLNTVQLKYENEPARHKLLDIIGDLALVGRPIKGHILAARPGHRSNVEFGKMILEAIKKEEKEPTFDLSKEPVYDINAIEAMLPHRYPFLLIDKIIEITEETIIGVKNVTMNEPFFQGHFPRNPVMPGVLQVEAMAQVGGIFALHDKEDPENYTTYFLKIDKVRFKQKVIPGDTIVFALKLLSPIRRGIVHMNGKAYVNGKVVSESEMMAQVIKDQA